ATCTGAGTCAACAAATTCTGAAACacctaatttttttaaaattggaTCTATAAAAGCAACGCCAATTATTCGCTGATCTTGTTTAACCCTAGTAGTAACAGCCAACAAAACCGAACTAACTGAGCTATCACTAATGGCTGTGGATTCTTGATAATTCTCACTAACAAGCAAATCTTCCAGCATTTGCATATTTCCAGGACTAGCTTGCTTCAACAATTCAAATCCTGTCTTTGCGGAATTGGCTCCCCAAATTTCAACTCTCTTTGCAAGGTTGCTTAAAACATCTTCCGCAAACTTAATAAATAGTGAAGGAGATAAGTTACAATAAGATGTATTAGACACATTGTGGTGTTTTAGCACCGAAGTAGTGTGATACGCGTTTTGAGCAACAAACGAAGCGTCTTCTCCTATTGCAACGTAAAATTCCTAGAAAACAGTGTTAGATtggattaaaaaataataatatttcaagttattttttacgaagtttaagtaaatttttctattcaTCAATACTTACCCCTCGATCAAATACACGCACTGTGTTTGTATCTTTAGgcattttttcataaaaattaaacatcCTTGCCTCATCAGTTCTTtctgttttaaaatattagttCAAAGAAGTAACCCCTTGACAAACCATTAGCAATTGAAGCGTTTCTAGAAGACATATTGATTGAATGTTCTAAAGCGCGAACGCGAAATGTATAAAACAGGAGAAGAAACTCCTTGCCACAGTTAAGTCCTCAAAAaggataaataaaaaacctcaaaaaaaggaatagaTTTAAAGAATGTTAAATAACGAAGGACCGACGTCGAAAGTAACACAGTGGGAGATTGGTAGCTGCCAAAGTTATATGACACAGAACTAGTCAAACatactaaaaaattcatctaagctaataaattgaatcttaaaaattaatctatttaattaaatgcCTTGTTGTTTAAGTATTTCAACTTTGCATTCGAACTATTAAACAccaataaattatattatagtgtttacaaaatttatcatatgcaaatatttaaaatggctgttttgttaatttaGTAATAGTAGTAATGGCATGGATTCGActtcattttaaaaaaataaataaataaataaaaaccaaCGAGGTGTCCAATTTTCTAAGTGTGCTACTCATAAGTTCTCTCTTCtgttgatattttttcgaAGTTTCTCCACTACTATACAACTTACACACAATATACTGTGCCTGAGCAATCGATTTTTGCTACCACTAACTACATCAGTTGATAAGTAGTATAGTCAAGGATTTAGTTTGtaagtttttgaatttttgtCACTAAATTCTATTGTCaataaatatgaaattCTAAGTCTTTCTACTCTTTGggtttttttactttagaATAATTCTGACCAGCACAGTGGAATGGAagaatcaaatttatttgaaaccACTCTCTATGATGGAGAACTGTTTTTGCTGCCAAGCCACTTGCAGCGAATGAAAGCTTCGGCAAAGTCTCTTGGATACTCTTGGCCTGGAGAGCAATACAtcgaaaataaattacGAGAAGCGGTTCAGGATACTTCCATGGCAAGGGTAAGTATGCTTGCTATAAACTTTATACATTGATCTAAACATAATAGGTAAGGTGGGAACTTTCTAAAGCTGGAGACGTTACTGTTCAAATTGTTCCTATTCAAACTTTAGAAAAAGCACCGTACACATTAATTCTGGATAAGCAACCAAGTTCTACCGAGAAAAACCCGTCCTGCATTAATAAGATGACCAACCGAGCAATTTACATTGAAGCAATGAACCGCAATGATGCCCAATACTCAAAAGCACAAGACGTTCTGTTATACAACCATCAAGGGTTTGTAACAGAAGCAACAATATTTAATGTTGCTTTTCACCGGAATGGCCAATGGATAACGCCCAGCCTCAAGCATGGTAAGTACCGAGATAACTAATGTCTTTTTtacacattttttaaaagcttgAATAAGCCAGATATTTAATTAACCTCCTTTATACAGGTCTTCTATCGGGTACTatgagaaaaaatttactagAAAATGGAAGTATACATGAAGACGATAAAGGACTATTacaaaaagataatttaaaaaatggtgAGCAagttcttttatttaactcATTTCGTAAGGTATGTAAAGGAGTTTTAATAATACAGCCAGAAAAAGCGTGCGAACTGCTTAAGAAGAAGGATTCATCTGAAAAATTAAGTTAGCAATTAATCAacaataatataaataacaCGAATGTTTCAATCAACGTATCAAGTACTCGCTAATCTGAATTGAATTTCAACAACtgtattaaattttaatacttACTCTTCTCTTGCCACCGACCATGTTGGTAACGTTGACAAAACGACGAACATAGAGAAGACGCTTGTAAGCACGGCCCTTGGGCTGCTTGGGCTTCTCTTGCTTTTCAACCTTGGGGGTTTGAGATTTAACCTGACAAAATGTTAATGCCTGTAAACTTCTACCTATATTAAATACACACCTTTCCTGCACGAGCGAGAGATCCGTGAACTTTACCCATGTTGTTGGTAGTTGCTGCGTTACCATTCTTAGGGTATTGCGAAATATTCGAAATGTCAGCAAAAAAGCAGTCACGAATATGCTACCTGAAAGAGTAACAATGATTATTGACATTTGGTTgctatttgtttacaccttttgtttactcAGGTTGAACAATGCAAGTTTCAAACAGCATGTCACTAAACGACGAGGAAGACGATATTGAGTTTATTAACTagtaagaaaataatatataagAACAAATTATAACAATATTTAGTATTCCCTTGCTAGCAAGCCCGATCAATTCATCTACTTGTTCAACAAGTATTCATGATAAATGTCCTTTCAAACAACACATTTCAGAAAACGgtcaaaattttggtaGTGCTATATCTTCAAATATTTCCCAACGGAACTTCAAAACCCTTAGAGCGTCGCATTTGTCTCAATATCGTGATTGTAACCGTGAAAACAATACAGAGGATAAAAATGTTATCTCGACGGGGATTGCGGtcaatgaaaaatatcaatctgtattaaaattaaaagaaaaagcgcCCCAAATTTCTTCAGCTGCTAAACGAAAGTCGTTTATAAAAGAACGTGGTATGTTGGCTAAGTGCTTTCTTGCGCGTTTAGAAGACGAAGTGTTTCAGGGACGGCTTACTTCTTCGcttgaaaagaaggagaTTGGAATAGTTTGGTCCAAATCTTTTAGCACTACTGCTGGTAGGGCTAACCTTAAGCGAAATAACAAGGACGCGCCACTTGGGAAAAAGACATACGCATACATTGAATTATCTGATAAAGTAATCGTCACAAAAGAACGGCTTTACAATACTTTGGCCCATGAAGTTTGCCATTTAGCTTGTTGGATCATCGATAATGAAATGCAAAATCCACATGGCGCCTGCTTCAAAGCATGGTATGACAATGCAAATTAATGATAAATGTACTAACCTATTAAGGGGTAAACGAATTATGAACAATATGCCTTATATAGAAATTACCTCTAAACACAATTATGATATTGACTTCAAGTATAAATGGCTGTgtattaatgaaaaatgcAACAAACTTTATGGAAGGCACTCAAAATCCATCAATCCACAGAAACAAGTTTGTAGGTTATGCAAATCacaaattaaacaaatttgcCCCAAAATAAAACAGCCCAATgcatttcaaatttttttaaaggagaATTCTAAGAGACTACGAAAGCTACACCCACACATCACTCACAAGGAACTTATGAAGAAACTTTCAGATGAGTACCACCGTACTAAAGATGCTAAACAAAACGTTTCAAAATCCGTTAGCCTTATCTCTTCAAGCGATTTGTAAATGTGAACGTAATAACATAATCAATATCACATTACGGGCAGACGGTGCaccaataattttttctcatGTAACAGACATTAAGTTTGTGTTTGCTCTAACCATCAATCGTTCTTCATTACTTATTTAGATAATATATTCTCAAGTACTAGATACTTAATCAACACTCaagtcattttttatttaacaaaatgcaaatataataattattatttaccCTAATTGAGAGCATTTCTAATGAGAAATAAGCATCCACATCACAcaaatcctttaaaaaaaaataaaatgctttAGACAGAAGAATTCTTTGTTGAAGAATAAACAATCTTTGTCGCTGGCTGAATCAGATTAAATTTATCCATTGAAGTTCCAGCAGCTGATTTACCAAACACAAAAggcaaaattaaaagaacaaaaaaggcaataaacaatgaaaagTACAAAGTGGCATAGCGAAGAACTATTTGACGACGAAGTTTGTTTTGTCTTATGGTATAAATTGGGGGTCGAATTTGTCTGCTGGGCACAAGCCAGAATAATATGATCGAGTGAAGTTTGTCGATATAAGGAATCAAAATAACAGGCGCTtgcaaaaacaacaaaagaTGACTTAAAAGGAAATCACCAGCAAACATATTCAACTCTGTAGTTTTACACACAAATTCTCTCCATGGTTGCGTTAAAACCATATATCCAAAACCTTGGCCATTCCAACGTCCAGACCACCAAGCTAAATTGGCACCATCATGACGAAATTCTCGAGACAGGAAACatatgataaaaaatttatgagCAAACCTGTGAATTGAAATGATTGCTACAAATCCAagtaaagtttttgaaaatgaccAACCTTCCAAATAGCCCAATACTTCAAAGACAACAACATCAACACACACAAAAAGGAAATGGGCCACTCCAGCCAAATATACACCATACGTTTTAGATCTATCGCCGAGAATAGGACGTAACATGATTCCtaaacagaaaaagaaaaaagcaataattGCACTTAAAACCAAAGGAGCAACTGACATAATAATCAAGCGAATAAAAGCATTAGTAGATTGGGTCTCATCATCGTTACCAGGTTGGGAATTGATAAAGAGAAATGGAATACACGTGAAAAATAGTGTTCCTAGAGGCCCTAATATTTCACCATAAAACATTGTAGTAATTCTCGCACGCGGGGAATCCATAGCAATTTTATCTGCCTTCTTACCATATATTTTACGTTTATACCCAGTTACTCTGGTACGGCAAAGTTGACAGTTGCCAATCCATGAATTTGCTTGATTGCGTGAATTTTCGCGGAATAGCCAGCGCATAAACTCACGATAATCAACAAAGAAATCGGTCCAGGCGAATTGATGGGGATTGTAAAGGAATGGACTAATGCAAAGAGCAGTCAGCGTAAtccaaaagtaaatataaTGCGGCAACCAAGCAGTAATTGAACCAAACAATAACATGTACATAAGTCGTGACCCAAAATAAAGTGATGGTCCAGAGAATCGAGAATACAATAGTGAGAACGGCACACGAACAGTAGCAAAACCTCTGCTAGTACCAATATAGCGTGCACCACCAAACGTAAGATTTGCAATTAAACTCTGCGCATATATTTGGCATgtgaaaatttcaaaaataggAGATAGAGAGAATATTTGTTTCGCTAAACGAATAACCATTCGGATGGCACCGCGTTCCCCTAATTCACAAACAGCAAGTGGAACAAAAGCAATACCAAAGACAATGAAAATAGACAAAATACAACGCTTCAACCACTCGAGAACTGGTTTTAATTGATAACAACCTTCAGGGTACAAAGAAGCTGTCAAGGAGTCAAATTGGCGGTATCTACAAACCGGAACAACAGTGTACATTGCTCccaaattaataataacaaGCATCAATAACTGTAAAGAAAACATGATGACCATGTTATTGACGTGAAATCCAGCGTGGGCATAGAAAAATGACAAAAACCTATCAAACGGTAATTGTGTGCCAAGGTTGAAATATTCTCTTGAAAGCATTTGTTCCGCCATACCCGTTCCAATTTTCGTAGTAAAGTTAAGAATTGAGCCAAAACCCAAGTCACGACCCTTACCACATTGATAGTAATCACAATGCTTAATACGTCCTCCACGTTGAAGAGCAATCATACCTGCATAAATATCTTCATTAACATGCAGACCTTTTTGTGCTTTTGAAACGCCGCCACGAGTAatcataaacaaaacattaataaaatcagGATGTCCGTAATGCAATTTTCCACCAATCAACGATAAAATACGAGCGAAAAGAGTACCAAATGTTTGTTCCTTTCCAGCAGCTACATCTCCAAGCATACCTGtattttctgaaaaaaTGTATTCTCTAGCACCGAGAATAGCTACGGGATGATTGTCAGCAGCTTTGGCATTTACCGAGTAAGGGCTATGTAAGGGAGGAGTAAGTTGCTCAAATTCAGCAAGAATGCTACGAATCTTTAGACATTCTTCCAAATAATTATCCTGGTTGGCATCGATCATTTGTACATATTCACCTCTAATGTAAGGAATAGACATATTTTGATTATCAGATTTACCGTCACCCAAAATTGGGTTACCAGATAGACGAATACGATATTTGGGTCGACGCTTTCCATTTTCCATAATGGGGCAATGACCGTCAATCAGTACAGAATAAAGATGGCGCTCGTCATTATGTCGAGATTGAGGATCTTCATCCATATATGCAATTTGCAAGTCTGGATACGctcttaataaaaattctgCATTTTCGGCTTCTTCTTTGGTAAACTTAGCATACCGCTGCATGGAGACACAGAATCGGAACTTCCTGTTTGCCATTAAATCCAATTCTTCATCTAATCGCACAGGGTCACCATTTGTCCATTCGACCAATTCTGGTGTTTCCGTTCTGTATAACAGTTTGATGGCACGACTATAGTTACTGAAACCGTTGATAGTGCGATACAAAGTTTGAGTTCTCAGAGAGGCCCAAATTCTTGTTCTCAAAGTATACTCCGGAGTCGCAGATTTAAATCCAACACAATAGAAAGGAAGGTCATATGCTTTATTTactccatttttttcattgtcgATACTGCCAATAACAGAATCATTTTCATCAGCAAGTAATTTTGTATcatcaacaaaatttctCCACTCCACAGGATATAGCTGCTTCAAGTACTCTAATAGAGTTACGCGAGAAAGTTGATCTTCCTCGCGAATAATCTCTCTTAAagataacaaaattttctcAGAATAGTGAGGAACCAAAACAGTGAAGGTAGGCATGGCATCAATGGAACTAGTCTTGGGTATTGATTCAGCCAAGGATTGTGCGAAAAAGGAGATTCTTCGAGCAGCTTCTGAATTAGCCGGAAACAAATCTTGCTTATAATGCTTAACCTGTTGGGAGTAGAAAAAGTTGGGAGCTCTAAGAGTATGATAGCCTGCCTTTTCAGAAGGTACTTGATGGTACAACAACTCCTGAATTTGGGTACGGGAAATCAAATGCTCCCTGTACATCGAGATAATAATGGCATTCCAAACTTGAGAAATAAGTACTTTTGGCTTGAAGACAATCTCCATGTCATCGGTATACAACAGTTTTGTATATATTCTTCTGGGAACGCGGTAAAACAATTCTC
This region of Schizosaccharomyces pombe strain 972h- genome assembly, chromosome: II genomic DNA includes:
- the bgs1 gene encoding primary septum and spore wall linear 1,3-beta-glucan synthase catalytic subunit Bgs1; amino-acid sequence: MDQYWREQEGRGLFEDDANSYVSDDDTMSSLTRMIYDKNSSRDALHSDYDSSSFNVDSSSVAYPAWNQAGEEAPVTMEGVQEILLDLTNKLGFQKDNMRNIFDYVMVLLDSRASRMSPSSALLTIHADVIGGEHANFSKWYFASHFNDGHAIGFHDMSSPIVETMTLKEAEQAWRDQMAAFSPHRMMVQVCLYFLCWGEANNVRFVPECLCFIFECAYDYYISSEAKDVDAALPKEFYLDSVITPIYRFIHAQLFEILDGKYVRRERDHSQIIGYDDINQLFWSYKGLQEIMCADKTPLLDLPPFMRYRHLSDVEWKSCFYKSYYEYRSWFHNVTNFSRIWVMHISAYWYYSAYNSPNLYTKNYHIRLNNKPPASCRWTACGLAGAIASFITLAAVVFEYIHVPRRYHSARRLWPSMLLLISTLLLNIAPVVFIFASSTKEQHYASRLVVGIVHFFFSLVCVVYYSITPLRNLVGFTTKRSGKNLANRFFTANFTPTSKTGAFVSWCLWITVLVAKFLESYFFLTLNLADSIRFLGAMRPYDCRDYILGAGLCKAQPKILLSLLYLTDLSLFFLDTYLWYILISTIYSLAYAFCLGISVWTPWRELFYRVPRRIYTKLLYTDDMEIVFKPKVLISQVWNAIIISMYREHLISRTQIQELLYHQVPSEKAGYHTLRAPNFFYSQQVKHYKQDLFPANSEAARRISFFAQSLAESIPKTSSIDAMPTFTVLVPHYSEKILLSLREIIREEDQLSRVTLLEYLKQLYPVEWRNFVDDTKLLADENDSVIGSIDNEKNGVNKAYDLPFYCVGFKSATPEYTLRTRIWASLRTQTLYRTINGFSNYSRAIKLLYRTETPELVEWTNGDPVRLDEELDLMANRKFRFCVSMQRYAKFTKEEAENAEFLLRAYPDLQIAYMDEDPQSRHNDERHLYSVLIDGHCPIMENGKRRPKYRIRLSGNPILGDGKSDNQNMSIPYIRGEYVQMIDANQDNYLEECLKIRSILAEFEQLTPPLHSPYSVNAKAADNHPVAILGAREYIFSENTGMLGDVAAGKEQTFGTLFARILSLIGGKLHYGHPDFINVLFMITRGGVSKAQKGLHVNEDIYAGMIALQRGGRIKHCDYYQCGKGRDLGFGSILNFTTKIGTGMAEQMLSREYFNLGTQLPFDRFLSFFYAHAGFHVNNMVIMFSLQLLMLVIINLGAMYTVVPVCRYRQFDSLTASLYPEGCYQLKPVLEWLKRCILSIFIVFGIAFVPLAVCELGERGAIRMVIRLAKQIFSLSPIFEIFTCQIYAQSLIANLTFGGARYIGTSRGFATVRVPFSLLYSRFSGPSLYFGSRLMYMLLFGSITAWLPHYIYFWITLTALCISPFLYNPHQFAWTDFFVDYREFMRWLFRENSRNQANSWIGNCQLCRTRVTGYKRKIYGKKADKIAMDSPRARITTMFYGEILGPLGTLFFTCIPFLFINSQPGNDDETQSTNAFIRLIIMSVAPLVLSAIIAFFFFCLGIMLRPILGDRSKTYGVYLAGVAHFLFVCVDVVVFEVLGYLEGWSFSKTLLGFVAIISIHRFAHKFFIICFLSREFRHDGANLAWWSGRWNGQGFGYMVLTQPWREFVCKTTELNMFAGDFLLSHLLLFLQAPVILIPYIDKLHSIILFWLVPSRQIRPPIYTIRQNKLRRQIVLRYATLYFSLFIAFFVLLILPFVFGKSAAGTSMDKFNLIQPATKIVYSSTKNSSV
- the rps3002 gene encoding 40S ribosomal protein eS30, with amino-acid sequence MGKVHGSLARAGKVKSQTPKVEKQEKPKQPKGRAYKRLLYVRRFVNVTNMVGGKRRMNPSS
- a CDS encoding protein-DNA covalent cross-linking repair protein → MSLNDEEDDIEFINYIPLLASPINSSTCSTSIHDKCPFKQHISENGQNFGSAISSNISQRNFKTLRASHLSQYRDCNRENNTEDKNVISTGIAVNEKYQSVLKLKEKAPQISSAAKRKSFIKERGMLAKCFLARLEDEVFQGRLTSSLEKKEIGIVWSKSFSTTAGRANLKRNNKDAPLGKKTYAYIELSDKVIVTKERLYNTLAHEVCHLACWIIDNEMQNPHGACFKAWGKRIMNNMPYIEITSKHNYDIDFKYKWLCINEKCNKLYGRHSKSINPQKQVCRLCKSQIKQICPKIKQPNAFQIFLKENSKRLRKLHPHITHKELMKKLSDEYHRTKDAKQNVSKSVSLISSSDL
- the abz2 gene encoding 4-amino-4-deoxychorismate lyase; this translates as MEESNLFETTLYDGELFLLPSHLQRMKASAKSLGYSWPGEQYIENKLREAVQDTSMARVRWELSKAGDVTVQIVPIQTLEKAPYTLILDKQPSSTEKNPSCINKMTNRAIYIEAMNRNDAQYSKAQDVLLYNHQGFVTEATIFNVAFHRNGQWITPSLKHGLLSGTMRKNLLENGSIHEDDKGLLQKDNLKNGEQVLLFNSFRKVCKGVLIIQPEKACELLKKKDSSEKLS